The Amycolatopsis mongoliensis genome includes a window with the following:
- the helR gene encoding RNA polymerase recycling motor ATPase HelR, translating into MSQGYEEELRSERDHVAGLYARLDAERARVKGEYEAALGGKGIGAMERDVGVRSLGRQVKRLDVVDNGLCFGRLDAVSGEQSYIGRIGLFEEDDDYRPVLLDWRAPAARPFYTATGANPEDMRRRRQFHTRGRRVLGFTDEDLGRPGGDAQGDAALLAAVNAPRGEEMRDIVATIQAEQDEIIRLDHPGMLVIEGGPGTGKTVVALHRVAYLLYTQRERMERHGALVVGPNPAFLNHIGRVLPSLGETDVVFTTTGDLVPGLHVTAEDTPEAARLKGSLKILDVLKAAVADRQRLPAEPVPIALKDVTVRIDAETAEWARQEARDSGLPHNEARAVFTDIVTYVLTERAIGRIGKGWLSRDDRDEWESMRKGLLEDLAGDEKFTAALDELWPILTPQALLASLYTSPDRLRAAGADPSLLRADGEAWTVSDVPLLDELVDLLGRDKTAEKAAEAAAARARKAEADYAEGVFQAMKLDREEMDEDVMLSAENLLYAEDLADRFVEADTRTLVERASADRDWTYRHVVVDEAQELSEMDWRVLMRRCPGRSFTVVGDLAQRRSAAGARAWDAMLAPYVADRWVYRSLTVNYRTPAEIMAVAAAVLAGFAPDVKPPESVRACGIPPWSRQVTGDDRTTAIEEFVRDEAGREGTSVVIGPPGVPGAVPASETKGLEFDAVLVVEPAAILADSAADLYVALTRATQRLGVLHEGPLPAELTGLAEVVRT; encoded by the coding sequence TTGTCTCAGGGGTACGAAGAAGAACTGCGGTCCGAACGCGACCACGTCGCCGGGCTGTACGCCCGACTCGACGCCGAGCGCGCGCGGGTGAAGGGCGAGTACGAGGCGGCGCTCGGCGGCAAGGGCATCGGCGCCATGGAACGGGACGTCGGCGTGCGCTCGCTCGGCCGGCAGGTGAAGCGGCTCGACGTCGTCGACAACGGGCTGTGCTTCGGCCGGCTGGACGCCGTCTCGGGCGAGCAGTCCTACATCGGGCGCATCGGGCTGTTCGAGGAGGACGACGACTACCGGCCGGTGCTGCTCGACTGGCGCGCGCCGGCCGCCCGCCCGTTCTACACGGCCACCGGCGCGAACCCGGAGGACATGCGCCGGCGCCGCCAGTTCCACACGCGCGGGCGGCGGGTGCTCGGGTTCACCGACGAGGACCTGGGTCGCCCGGGCGGGGACGCGCAGGGGGACGCGGCGCTGCTCGCCGCCGTCAACGCACCGCGCGGCGAGGAGATGCGCGACATCGTCGCGACGATCCAGGCCGAGCAGGACGAGATCATCCGGCTCGACCACCCGGGCATGCTGGTGATCGAGGGTGGCCCGGGCACCGGGAAGACGGTCGTGGCGCTGCACCGCGTCGCCTACCTGCTCTACACGCAGCGGGAGCGGATGGAACGCCACGGCGCGCTGGTGGTCGGGCCGAACCCGGCGTTCCTGAACCACATCGGCCGCGTCCTGCCCTCGCTGGGCGAGACCGACGTCGTGTTCACGACCACCGGCGACCTCGTGCCCGGCCTGCACGTCACCGCCGAGGACACCCCGGAAGCCGCGCGGCTCAAGGGGTCGCTGAAGATCCTCGACGTGCTCAAGGCGGCGGTCGCCGACCGGCAGCGGCTGCCGGCCGAGCCGGTGCCGATCGCGCTGAAGGACGTCACGGTGCGGATCGACGCCGAGACCGCGGAGTGGGCCCGGCAGGAGGCGCGCGACAGCGGGCTGCCGCACAACGAAGCCCGCGCCGTGTTCACCGACATCGTCACGTACGTGCTCACCGAACGGGCGATCGGCCGGATCGGCAAGGGCTGGCTGAGCCGGGACGACCGCGACGAGTGGGAGAGCATGCGGAAGGGCCTGCTCGAGGACCTCGCCGGCGACGAGAAGTTCACCGCCGCGCTCGACGAGCTCTGGCCGATCCTGACGCCGCAAGCCCTGCTGGCGTCGCTGTACACGTCTCCCGATCGGCTGCGGGCGGCCGGCGCGGATCCGTCCCTGCTGCGCGCCGACGGCGAAGCGTGGACGGTGTCGGACGTGCCGCTGCTCGACGAGCTGGTCGACCTGCTGGGCCGGGACAAGACGGCCGAGAAGGCGGCCGAGGCGGCAGCCGCGCGGGCGCGGAAGGCCGAGGCCGACTACGCCGAAGGCGTCTTCCAGGCGATGAAGCTGGACCGGGAGGAGATGGACGAGGACGTCATGCTGTCGGCCGAGAACCTCCTCTACGCCGAGGACCTGGCCGACCGCTTCGTCGAGGCCGACACGCGCACCCTCGTCGAACGCGCGTCGGCGGACCGGGACTGGACCTACCGGCACGTCGTCGTCGACGAGGCCCAGGAACTGTCCGAAATGGACTGGCGGGTGCTGATGCGGCGGTGCCCGGGCCGGTCGTTCACAGTGGTGGGCGACCTTGCCCAGCGCCGGTCGGCGGCCGGCGCGCGGGCGTGGGACGCGATGCTCGCGCCCTACGTCGCCGACCGCTGGGTCTACCGGTCGCTGACGGTCAACTACCGCACCCCGGCGGAGATCATGGCCGTCGCGGCCGCGGTCCTGGCCGGGTTCGCGCCGGACGTCAAGCCGCCCGAGTCGGTGCGCGCGTGCGGCATCCCGCCGTGGTCCCGGCAGGTCACCGGGGACGACCGGACGACGGCGATCGAGGAGTTCGTCCGGGACGAAGCCGGGCGGGAAGGCACCAGCGTGGTGATCGGGCCGCCGGGCGTGCCGGGCGCGGTGCCGGCGTCGGAGACGAAGGGCCTGGAGTTCGACGCGGTCCTGGTGGTGGAGCCGGCGGCGATCCTCGCCGACAGCGCCGCCGACCTCTACGTCGCGCTCACCCGGGCGACGCAGCGGCTCGGCGTCCTGCACGAGGGCCCGTTGCCGGCCGAGCTGACCGGGCTCGCGGAGGTCGTCCGGACCTAG
- the rox gene encoding rifampin monooxygenase, whose product MTDVIIAGGGPTGVMLAAELRLHGVDVLVLERDAEPTKVVRSLGLHARSIEVMDQRGLLERFLELGTKYPVGGFFAGIPKPSPDRLDTAHGYTLGIHQPVIDRLLTEHALEAGAEIRRGCEVTGLEQDDEGVTVELAGGERLRARFLVGCDGGRSTVRKLLGVGFPGEPSRIETLLAEVEVGVSREEIDTANIEVRKTQKRFGFMPVEGGTYRVGVPAEGVAEDRRTAPTLDELKEQLRKTAGTDFGVHSPRWLSRFGDATRQAERYRVGRVLLAGDAAHVHPPTGGQGLNLGVQDAFNLGWKLAAEVNGWAPEGLLDSYEAERHPVAEDVLNNTRAQMELMQLEPGPQAARRLLAELMDFDEVNRYLTEKIIAIGIRYDFGEGHPLLGRRLRDVGLKQGHLYGLLHAGRGLLLDQTGSLSAAGWEDRVDHVVDVSEELDVPAVLLRPDGHVVWAGADGADLPGVLRKWFGAPNA is encoded by the coding sequence TTGACTGACGTGATCATCGCCGGCGGTGGGCCGACCGGCGTGATGCTGGCCGCCGAACTCCGGCTGCACGGCGTCGACGTGCTCGTGCTGGAACGGGACGCGGAGCCGACGAAGGTCGTCCGCTCGCTCGGCCTGCACGCGCGCAGCATCGAAGTGATGGACCAGCGGGGGCTGCTGGAGCGGTTCCTGGAACTGGGCACGAAATACCCGGTCGGGGGTTTCTTCGCCGGGATTCCGAAGCCGTCGCCGGACCGGCTGGACACCGCGCACGGCTACACGCTCGGCATCCACCAGCCCGTCATCGACCGGCTCCTGACCGAGCACGCGCTCGAAGCCGGCGCCGAAATCCGGCGCGGCTGCGAGGTCACCGGGCTCGAGCAGGACGACGAAGGCGTGACGGTCGAGCTGGCCGGCGGCGAACGGCTGCGGGCGCGCTTCCTCGTCGGTTGCGACGGCGGCCGCAGCACCGTGCGCAAGCTGCTCGGCGTCGGGTTCCCCGGCGAGCCCAGCCGGATCGAGACGCTGCTGGCCGAAGTCGAGGTGGGCGTCTCACGGGAGGAGATCGACACCGCGAACATCGAGGTCCGCAAGACCCAGAAGCGGTTCGGGTTCATGCCCGTGGAAGGCGGGACCTACCGCGTCGGCGTCCCCGCCGAAGGGGTCGCCGAAGACCGCCGGACCGCGCCGACCCTGGACGAGCTCAAGGAGCAGCTGCGGAAGACCGCCGGGACCGACTTCGGCGTGCATTCGCCGCGCTGGCTCTCCCGGTTCGGGGACGCCACCCGGCAGGCCGAGCGCTACCGGGTCGGCCGCGTGCTGCTGGCCGGCGACGCGGCGCACGTCCACCCCCCGACCGGCGGGCAGGGGCTCAACCTCGGCGTCCAGGACGCGTTCAACCTGGGCTGGAAGCTCGCGGCCGAGGTCAACGGCTGGGCTCCGGAGGGGCTGCTGGACAGCTACGAGGCCGAACGGCACCCGGTGGCCGAGGACGTGCTGAACAACACCCGTGCGCAGATGGAGCTGATGCAGCTCGAGCCGGGCCCGCAGGCGGCACGCCGGCTGCTCGCGGAGCTGATGGACTTCGACGAGGTCAACCGGTACCTCACCGAGAAGATCATCGCGATCGGGATCCGCTACGACTTCGGCGAGGGCCACCCCCTGCTGGGCCGGCGCCTGCGGGACGTCGGGCTCAAGCAGGGGCACCTCTACGGGCTGCTGCACGCGGGCCGCGGGCTGCTGCTCGATCAGACCGGCTCGCTTTCGGCGGCGGGCTGGGAGGACCGGGTCGACCACGTCGTCGACGTCAGCGAGGAGCTGGACGTGCCCGCGGTGCTGCTGCGCCCGGACGGGCACGTCGTCTGGGCCGGGGCAGACGGCGCGGACCTGCCCGGCGTGCTGCGGAAGTGGTTCGGCGCACCCAACGCCTGA
- a CDS encoding GNAT family N-acetyltransferase translates to MTGVIEIRELGDRRADRECVAALVAACSPESLRRRFMMGGPAEPGEVFRRYGRFLLAGALALLATRGGVPVGLLNFVAVTAGEAEIGILVADPWQRQGIGSALARWLWASGRFPGWTVRGTVRAGNKGAEALVLRQGFRPVPGYERGERDFVLVVPDWATMTDVMKEAADDQDTARADGAQRRAAGADPRCRGDRHAGRGRARRSPARIPAALLPRR, encoded by the coding sequence ATGACAGGCGTCATAGAGATCCGGGAGCTGGGCGACCGCCGGGCGGACCGGGAGTGCGTGGCTGCGCTGGTCGCTGCCTGCTCGCCGGAGAGCCTCCGGCGGCGCTTCATGATGGGCGGCCCGGCCGAGCCGGGCGAGGTCTTCCGGCGCTACGGCCGGTTCCTGCTCGCCGGGGCGCTCGCGCTGCTGGCCACCCGCGGCGGGGTTCCGGTGGGGCTGCTCAACTTCGTCGCGGTGACCGCGGGCGAAGCCGAGATCGGGATCCTCGTCGCCGATCCCTGGCAGCGGCAGGGGATCGGGAGCGCACTCGCCCGGTGGCTCTGGGCTTCGGGGAGGTTCCCGGGCTGGACGGTGCGCGGCACCGTGCGGGCGGGCAACAAAGGGGCCGAAGCGCTGGTGCTGCGCCAGGGTTTCCGGCCGGTGCCCGGCTACGAACGCGGCGAACGGGATTTCGTCCTGGTCGTGCCGGACTGGGCTACCATGACGGACGTCATGAAGGAGGCGGCCGATGACCAGGACACCGCGCGAGCGGATGGTGCTCAGCGCCGCGCAGCTGGTGCGGATCCACGGTGTCGGGGCGACCGGCATGCGGGACGTGGTCGCGCACGCCGAAGCCCCGCGCGGATCCCTGCAGCACTACTTCCCCGGCGGTAA
- a CDS encoding LmrA/YxaF family transcription factor: protein MRDVVAHAEAPRGSLQHYFPGGKDQLIAEAVAWAGDYAARRVARVAAKIEDPTPGKLFEAMAAQWRNEFTAQGFDGGCPLVATVADTAATSDDLREAVGKAFDGWQRPVAATLAELGVSEARSASLAVLMLSALEGAIVLARAHRDVAPLDTVVAELRPLLDGAVKRRE, encoded by the coding sequence ATGCGGGACGTGGTCGCGCACGCCGAAGCCCCGCGCGGATCCCTGCAGCACTACTTCCCCGGCGGTAAGGACCAGCTGATCGCCGAAGCCGTCGCGTGGGCGGGGGACTACGCCGCCCGGCGCGTGGCGCGGGTCGCGGCCAAGATCGAGGACCCGACCCCCGGCAAGCTCTTCGAGGCCATGGCCGCGCAGTGGCGCAACGAGTTCACGGCGCAGGGTTTCGACGGCGGCTGCCCGCTGGTTGCGACGGTCGCCGACACCGCGGCGACCAGCGACGACCTGCGGGAAGCGGTCGGCAAGGCGTTCGACGGCTGGCAGCGCCCGGTCGCGGCGACGCTGGCGGAGCTGGGCGTTTCCGAAGCCCGTAGCGCGTCCTTGGCGGTGCTGATGCTCAGCGCGCTGGAGGGCGCGATCGTCCTGGCGCGGGCACACCGGGACGTCGCGCCGTTGGACACGGTGGTCGCGGAACTGCGGCCGTTGCTCGACGGTGCCGTGAAACGACGTGAATGA
- a CDS encoding epoxide hydrolase family protein → MDPFRIDIPQAGLDELHHRLARTRWPGELPGAGWDYGVSEPYLAELVEYWQTGYDWRAQEARLNAFPQFTTTIDGQLVHFLHVRSPEPDATPLILTHGWPSTVADFLEVLGPLTDPRAHGGDPADAFHVVAPSVPGFAFSGPTRERGWTTRRTARAWAELMRRLGYERYGAQGGDFGSIVSPELGRTAPEAVLGVHVNAVANAGVPTAPGDLERLSEEDRERAKENEAWWYGHSSYATQMATRPQTLAYALNDSPAGQLAWNLEWFVDWDPTATDQTPVDRDAILTNVTIFWLTGTAGSAARLYREAAQDGWGERPAPSGVPTAVANFHGDHAIRGLAALSNTITRWTEYDTGGHFASLQAPDVLVRDIREFFRGLQSTVVTTNMT, encoded by the coding sequence ATGGATCCCTTCCGCATCGACATCCCGCAGGCCGGCCTCGACGAGCTGCACCACCGGCTCGCCCGCACCCGCTGGCCGGGCGAACTGCCCGGCGCCGGCTGGGACTACGGCGTCAGCGAGCCCTACCTGGCCGAGCTCGTGGAGTACTGGCAGACGGGCTACGACTGGCGCGCCCAGGAGGCCCGGCTCAACGCGTTCCCGCAGTTCACGACCACGATCGACGGCCAGCTCGTGCACTTCCTGCACGTCCGCTCCCCCGAGCCGGACGCGACGCCGCTGATCCTGACCCACGGCTGGCCGAGCACGGTCGCCGACTTCCTCGAGGTCCTCGGGCCGCTCACCGACCCGCGCGCCCACGGCGGCGACCCGGCGGACGCGTTCCACGTCGTCGCGCCGTCGGTGCCCGGCTTCGCCTTCTCCGGGCCGACGCGCGAACGCGGCTGGACCACGCGCCGGACGGCCCGGGCGTGGGCCGAGCTGATGCGGCGGCTCGGCTACGAGCGCTACGGCGCCCAGGGCGGCGACTTCGGCAGCATCGTCTCGCCCGAACTGGGCCGGACCGCGCCGGAGGCGGTGCTCGGGGTGCACGTCAACGCCGTCGCCAACGCCGGGGTCCCGACCGCGCCCGGCGACCTCGAGCGACTGTCCGAAGAGGACCGAGAGCGGGCGAAGGAGAACGAAGCGTGGTGGTACGGCCATTCCAGCTACGCCACGCAGATGGCGACGCGGCCGCAGACCCTCGCCTACGCGCTCAACGACTCCCCCGCCGGACAGCTCGCGTGGAATCTGGAGTGGTTCGTGGACTGGGACCCGACCGCGACGGACCAGACACCGGTGGACCGCGACGCGATCCTGACGAACGTGACGATCTTCTGGCTCACCGGCACCGCGGGCTCGGCCGCGCGCCTCTACCGGGAGGCGGCCCAGGACGGCTGGGGCGAGCGCCCGGCGCCCTCCGGCGTGCCGACGGCGGTGGCGAACTTCCACGGCGACCACGCGATCCGCGGCCTGGCCGCGCTGTCCAACACGATCACGCGCTGGACGGAGTACGACACCGGCGGGCACTTCGCGTCGCTGCAGGCGCCGGACGTGCTGGTGCGGGACATCCGGGAGTTCTTCCGCGGCCTCCAGTCCACAGTGGTCACCACGAACATGACGTGA
- a CDS encoding SDR family NAD(P)-dependent oxidoreductase: MERLRDRRILVTGAGSGIGRATTLRLMEEGAQVIGTDVAEEGLIETQKATSLGGLTTYVMDVADEESVAFGVRSAVNALGGLDVVVNAAGILLASHTHETPLELWNRVLAVNLTGTFLVTRAALPALLESEHGVVVNFSSTSASFAHPYMAAYCASKGGIQAFTHSLALEYSKQGLRAVSIAPGSVKSGITDSAASWLPQDIDFTLFGRLLPILPTDHTTEVGNPVAGPETVAGVVAMLASDDGKFITGTEIRIDGGTHT; encoded by the coding sequence ATGGAACGCCTGCGCGATCGCCGCATCCTGGTCACCGGTGCCGGCTCCGGCATCGGCCGGGCCACCACGCTCCGCCTGATGGAGGAGGGGGCGCAGGTCATCGGCACCGACGTCGCCGAAGAGGGCTTGATCGAGACTCAGAAGGCCACGAGCCTCGGCGGCCTGACGACCTACGTCATGGACGTCGCCGACGAAGAGTCGGTGGCCTTCGGGGTGAGGTCGGCGGTCAACGCGCTCGGCGGACTCGACGTGGTGGTCAACGCGGCGGGGATCCTGCTGGCGTCGCACACGCACGAGACGCCACTGGAGCTGTGGAACCGGGTGCTGGCGGTGAACCTGACCGGCACGTTCCTGGTGACGCGGGCGGCCCTGCCGGCGCTGCTCGAGTCCGAGCACGGCGTGGTGGTGAACTTCAGCTCGACGTCGGCTTCGTTCGCCCACCCGTACATGGCGGCGTACTGCGCGAGCAAGGGCGGCATCCAGGCGTTCACGCACTCGCTGGCCCTGGAGTACAGCAAGCAGGGCCTGCGCGCGGTGAGCATCGCGCCGGGCAGCGTGAAGAGCGGCATCACGGACTCGGCGGCGAGCTGGCTGCCCCAGGACATCGACTTCACCCTGTTCGGCCGCCTGCTGCCGATCCTCCCGACGGACCACACGACAGAGGTCGGCAACCCGGTGGCGGGCCCGGAGACGGTGGCGGGCGTGGTGGCGATGCTGGCCTCGGACGACGGCAAGTTCATCACGGGCACGGAAATCCGCATCGACGGCGGCACCCACACCTAG
- a CDS encoding glutathione S-transferase family protein yields the protein MSDKGEYQRDLNYIPDRITADGRDGWPVEPGRYRLIVARACPWANRAVIVRRLLGLEPVLSMGIAGPVHDERSWSFDLDPDGRDPVLGIERLQEAFFKRDPEYPRGITVPAFVDVPSGQVVTNDFAQMTLDMSTEWTAYHREGAPELYPEKLRDEIDDVAQKVFTDVNNAVYQCGFARSQEAYEHSYTKLFSRLDWLSERLAGQRYLVGDTITEADVRLFTTLVRFDAVYHGHFKCNRQKLTELPVLWAYTRDLFQTPGFGDTIDFPQIKEHYYVVHKNVNPTGIVPLGPDLSGWPTPHHREELGGRPFGDGTPPGPPPESERVPAL from the coding sequence ATGAGCGACAAGGGCGAGTACCAGCGGGACCTGAACTACATCCCGGACCGCATCACCGCCGACGGCCGCGACGGCTGGCCGGTCGAACCCGGGCGCTACCGGCTGATCGTCGCCCGCGCCTGCCCGTGGGCCAACCGCGCGGTGATCGTGCGGCGCCTGCTGGGCCTCGAGCCGGTGCTGTCCATGGGCATCGCCGGGCCGGTGCACGACGAGCGGAGCTGGAGCTTCGACCTCGACCCGGACGGCCGGGACCCGGTGCTCGGCATCGAGCGGCTGCAGGAGGCGTTCTTCAAGCGCGACCCGGAGTACCCCCGCGGCATCACCGTGCCGGCGTTCGTCGACGTCCCGAGCGGCCAGGTCGTCACGAACGACTTCGCGCAGATGACGCTCGACATGTCCACCGAGTGGACCGCGTACCACCGCGAGGGCGCGCCGGAGCTGTACCCGGAGAAGCTGCGCGACGAGATCGACGACGTCGCGCAGAAGGTGTTCACCGACGTCAACAACGCGGTCTACCAGTGCGGCTTCGCCCGTTCCCAGGAGGCGTACGAGCACTCCTACACCAAGCTGTTCTCGCGGCTGGACTGGCTTTCGGAGCGGCTCGCGGGGCAGCGCTACCTGGTCGGCGACACGATCACCGAAGCCGACGTCCGGTTGTTCACCACGCTCGTCCGGTTCGACGCGGTCTACCACGGCCACTTCAAGTGCAACCGGCAGAAGCTCACCGAGCTGCCGGTGCTGTGGGCCTACACGCGCGACCTGTTCCAGACGCCCGGGTTCGGCGACACGATCGACTTCCCGCAGATCAAGGAGCACTACTACGTGGTGCACAAGAACGTGAACCCGACCGGGATCGTGCCGCTCGGACCGGACCTGTCGGGCTGGCCGACGCCGCACCACCGCGAGGAGCTGGGCGGGCGCCCGTTCGGCGACGGCACCCCGCCGGGCCCGCCGCCGGAGTCCGAGAGGGTGCCCGCGCTCTGA
- a CDS encoding MarR family winged helix-turn-helix transcriptional regulator yields MGEPYALDLDEAPFWRSLMRITTALPRALEDQFLPETGLAITDYGVLVALSEAPDQVLRISALAATTGLSLSRISRVVNDLTRRGLVEKRKCAEDGRASNAVLTDAGLTRLEAAYPSHLARVRASVFDHLSTDDVRTAGPVLARLAAALDATPPTDDC; encoded by the coding sequence ATGGGTGAACCGTACGCGCTCGACCTCGACGAGGCTCCGTTCTGGCGGTCGCTGATGCGCATCACGACCGCGCTGCCGCGGGCGCTCGAAGACCAGTTCCTGCCCGAAACCGGCCTCGCGATCACCGACTACGGCGTGCTGGTCGCCCTGTCCGAAGCGCCCGACCAGGTGCTCCGCATCTCGGCACTGGCCGCGACCACCGGCCTTTCGCTGAGCCGGATCAGCCGGGTCGTCAACGACCTCACCCGCCGCGGCCTGGTCGAGAAGCGCAAGTGCGCCGAAGACGGCCGCGCGTCCAACGCCGTGCTGACCGACGCGGGACTGACCAGACTGGAGGCGGCCTACCCGAGCCACCTCGCCCGCGTGCGGGCGTCGGTGTTCGACCACCTGAGCACCGACGACGTCCGCACGGCCGGACCGGTGCTGGCCCGGCTGGCCGCGGCGCTCGACGCCACTCCCCCGACCGACGACTGCTGA
- a CDS encoding YceI family protein, translating into MTSATTYPQLTGEYTLDAAHSRIGFVARHAMVTKVRGSFNDFTGTATIDGDAPEKSSAQVTIQAHSIDTRNADRDGHLKSNDFLSMDEYPTITFTTTEIKQVGDTSFEVTGDLTIKDVTRSVTIPFEFEGSAKDPFGNDRIGFEGSTTISRKDYGITWNAALETGGVLVSDKVTLEFEISAIKNA; encoded by the coding sequence ATGACCAGCGCGACCACCTACCCCCAGCTGACCGGCGAGTACACCCTGGACGCCGCCCACTCGCGGATCGGGTTCGTCGCCCGGCACGCGATGGTGACCAAGGTGCGCGGCAGCTTCAACGACTTCACCGGCACCGCGACGATCGACGGCGACGCGCCGGAGAAGTCGTCCGCCCAGGTGACCATCCAGGCGCACAGCATCGACACCCGCAACGCGGACCGCGACGGGCACCTGAAGAGCAACGACTTCCTGTCGATGGACGAATACCCCACGATCACCTTCACCACCACCGAGATCAAGCAGGTCGGCGACACCAGCTTCGAGGTGACCGGTGACCTGACGATCAAGGACGTCACCCGCTCGGTGACCATCCCGTTCGAGTTCGAGGGCTCCGCCAAGGACCCGTTCGGCAACGACCGGATCGGCTTCGAGGGCTCCACGACGATCAGCCGCAAGGACTACGGCATCACCTGGAACGCGGCGCTGGAGACCGGCGGCGTGCTGGTGAGCGACAAGGTCACCCTCGAGTTCGAGATCTCCGCGATCAAGAACGCCTGA
- a CDS encoding TetR/AcrR family transcriptional regulator, translating into MSPKLTAKGAATRQRIIEGAAAEIRARGVAVTTLDDVRARTRTSKSQLFHYFPDGKEELLLAVARFEADQVLEVQQPQLGRLTSWAAWQRWRDTVVSHYDSRGQHCPLNVLISQLGRATPGAQAVVSELLRRWQDEIEAGIRHLQEAGEVSADLDAERTSAALLAGIQGGVVVMLSTGRIDHLEAALDVGIANLRASGNRH; encoded by the coding sequence GTGAGTCCAAAGCTGACCGCCAAGGGCGCCGCGACGCGACAGCGGATCATCGAAGGCGCCGCGGCGGAGATCCGTGCGCGCGGAGTCGCCGTCACGACGCTCGACGATGTCCGGGCGCGGACCCGCACCAGCAAGAGCCAGCTCTTCCACTACTTCCCGGACGGCAAGGAAGAGCTCCTGCTGGCGGTCGCGCGCTTCGAAGCGGACCAGGTCCTGGAAGTCCAGCAGCCGCAGCTGGGCCGGCTGACGTCGTGGGCGGCGTGGCAGCGGTGGCGCGACACGGTCGTCTCGCACTACGACAGCCGGGGGCAGCACTGCCCGCTCAACGTGCTGATCTCCCAGCTGGGCCGCGCGACGCCGGGGGCGCAGGCCGTCGTGAGCGAGCTGCTGCGGCGCTGGCAGGACGAGATCGAGGCGGGCATCCGCCACCTGCAGGAGGCCGGTGAGGTGAGCGCCGACCTGGACGCGGAACGCACGAGCGCCGCCCTGCTGGCGGGCATCCAGGGCGGCGTGGTGGTGATGCTGTCGACCGGCCGCATCGACCACCTCGAAGCGGCGCTCGACGTCGGGATCGCGAACCTGCGGGCGAGCGGGAACCGGCACTGA
- a CDS encoding pentapeptide repeat-containing protein, which translates to MSTLTPVPVLALIGAVSGAVTAWLILRRDRPVQVLTPSAPPEPMAPDVTARLLADERTARLAALAHLAELAGSDPARRQACVDEIVAQLRCRWPDRRAWQADLWRLLLPHLRRTSPRFWPGMALCLESLALHDVDLRGCEVRDLVFRGVRFLGDARFEGVVVTGLACFEEAWFARHARFGGARFGTGADFEHVTFTGNAAFAEVDARDTMWFDEARFSALADFTAAGFTAVSFAGVGFAGRTTFRDARFADAFFEGARFSGPADFAGTSAERFRFPRARARTDAHVVRTWPSGWGLGPPRPLKPGVWAELRESRTR; encoded by the coding sequence ATGTCCACGCTCACACCCGTGCCGGTCCTGGCGTTGATCGGCGCCGTGTCCGGTGCGGTCACGGCGTGGCTGATCCTGCGCCGGGACCGGCCCGTGCAGGTGCTCACCCCCTCGGCACCGCCGGAACCGATGGCCCCCGACGTCACCGCGCGGCTGCTGGCCGACGAGCGCACCGCCCGGCTGGCCGCGCTGGCCCACCTCGCCGAGCTGGCCGGCAGTGACCCCGCCCGGCGCCAGGCCTGCGTCGACGAGATCGTCGCCCAGCTCCGCTGCCGGTGGCCCGACCGGCGGGCCTGGCAGGCGGACCTCTGGAGGCTCCTGCTCCCGCACCTGCGGCGGACCTCGCCGCGCTTCTGGCCCGGAATGGCCCTGTGCCTGGAGTCGCTCGCGCTCCACGACGTGGACCTGCGGGGATGTGAGGTGCGCGACCTCGTGTTCCGTGGCGTGCGCTTCCTCGGCGACGCCCGCTTCGAAGGTGTGGTGGTCACCGGCCTGGCCTGCTTCGAGGAGGCGTGGTTCGCGCGGCACGCCCGGTTCGGGGGAGCGCGGTTCGGGACGGGCGCGGACTTCGAGCACGTGACCTTCACCGGGAACGCGGCGTTCGCGGAGGTGGACGCGCGCGACACGATGTGGTTCGACGAGGCCCGGTTCTCGGCTCTCGCGGACTTCACGGCCGCGGGGTTCACGGCCGTCTCGTTCGCGGGCGTGGGCTTCGCCGGCCGGACGACGTTTCGCGACGCTCGCTTCGCCGACGCGTTCTTCGAGGGAGCCCGGTTCAGCGGGCCCGCCGACTTCGCCGGGACCTCGGCCGAGCGGTTCCGCTTCCCCCGGGCGCGCGCCCGCACGGACGCCCACGTGGTCCGGACCTGGCCATCAGGCTGGGGCCTGGGGCCGCCGCGGCCGCTCAAGCCGGGTGTCTGGGCGGAGCTTCGGGAGTCCCGGACGCGGTGA